In one window of Rhodoglobus vestalii DNA:
- the galT gene encoding galactose-1-phosphate uridylyltransferase: MTSRIAKRPTTLADGRELIYFDDADTTLGEERSVDSRVLDPRPATATMRQDILTGEWVSVAAARQNRVFLPPADQDPLAPQTPQNPSEVPALYDVAVFENRSPSFGPALAGSDNSPTGLDDLADLGLGRIRSSIGRCEVVCFSPDHEGSFGTQTPSRARTVIEAWADRTEALSALDGVQQVFPFENRGEAIGVTLLHPHGQIYSYPYITPKTQRTLDAIDRTSPDMFQRILDFERAGDRVVLSGEHWTAFVPFAARWPIEVHMLPHRQIPDFAATSDDERDELATMYLKLLRGIDAIYDSPTPYIAAWHQAPVNTARDTFRLHLQLTSPRRAADKLKYLAGSESAMGAWIADVTPEAAAENIRKATERA, translated from the coding sequence ATGACGTCGAGGATCGCCAAGCGCCCCACCACACTCGCCGATGGCCGAGAGCTCATCTACTTCGACGACGCCGACACCACACTCGGGGAAGAACGTTCTGTCGACAGCAGAGTTCTTGATCCACGGCCCGCAACCGCGACCATGAGACAAGATATCCTGACGGGAGAATGGGTGTCCGTAGCGGCTGCCCGCCAGAACCGAGTGTTTCTGCCGCCCGCCGATCAAGATCCGCTAGCACCACAGACTCCCCAGAACCCCTCCGAAGTTCCGGCGCTCTATGACGTCGCCGTCTTCGAGAACCGTTCACCATCGTTCGGGCCGGCCCTTGCCGGAAGCGACAACAGCCCGACGGGCCTCGACGATCTCGCAGATCTCGGGCTCGGCCGCATCCGAAGCTCCATTGGTCGGTGTGAAGTCGTGTGCTTCAGCCCCGACCACGAAGGATCATTCGGCACGCAAACCCCCAGTCGCGCCCGCACCGTGATCGAGGCGTGGGCGGATCGCACCGAAGCGCTTTCGGCGCTCGACGGCGTGCAGCAAGTATTCCCCTTTGAGAACCGTGGTGAAGCAATCGGCGTGACGCTGCTACACCCGCACGGACAGATCTACTCGTACCCGTACATCACCCCCAAAACGCAACGGACTCTGGATGCGATTGATCGCACCAGCCCCGACATGTTTCAGCGCATCCTCGACTTCGAACGCGCTGGCGACCGCGTCGTACTGAGTGGAGAACACTGGACGGCGTTCGTGCCGTTCGCCGCACGCTGGCCCATCGAGGTGCATATGTTGCCGCACCGCCAGATCCCCGACTTCGCTGCTACCTCGGATGACGAACGTGACGAGCTCGCCACAATGTATCTGAAACTACTGCGCGGTATTGACGCGATCTACGACTCCCCCACGCCGTACATCGCAGCGTGGCATCAGGCTCCCGTCAACACGGCACGCGACACGTTCCGCCTCCACCTGCAACTGACCTCACCTCGTCGCGCGGCCGACAAACTGAAATATCTTGCAGGATCTGAGTCTGCGATGGGCGCGTGGATCGCTGACGTCACGCCAGAGGCCGCCGCCGAGAACATCCGAAAGGCCACCGAACGAGCATGA